The Maridesulfovibrio zosterae DSM 11974 genome contains a region encoding:
- a CDS encoding YbaB/EbfC family nucleoid-associated protein — MKGMNDLVRQAQVMQRKMTALQDELKTREVESSAGGGMVNVKVNGSSEVLEIKIDPTIVESGDVEMIQDLVLAAVNDANKKAKAMMESEMSQITGGMNIPGMF, encoded by the coding sequence ATGAAAGGTATGAATGATCTTGTACGTCAGGCTCAGGTGATGCAGCGTAAAATGACAGCTTTGCAGGATGAACTTAAAACTCGCGAAGTTGAAAGTTCTGCTGGTGGCGGAATGGTTAATGTAAAAGTAAACGGTTCATCTGAAGTTCTTGAAATCAAAATAGATCCTACTATCGTAGAGAGTGGAGATGTTGAAATGATTCAGGATCTTGTACTTGCAGCTGTAAATGATGCTAATAAGAAAGCAAAAGCTATGATGGAATCAGAAATGTCCCAGATAACTGGTGGTATGAATATCCCCGGTATGTTCTAA
- the dnaX gene encoding DNA polymerase III subunit gamma/tau, with translation MSTSNLTAKYRPQTFGEVAGQEAVKTILSRAAAQDKVAPAYLFSGTRGVGKTTIARIFAKALNCKNAPAAEPCNECDNCRQITAGIGVDVVEIDAASHGKVDDARRLKEDIGYAPIEFRYKVFIIDEAHMLTTQAFNALLKTLEEPPPHATFIMATTETHKFPATIISRCQHYAFKMLSTTELTAHLTDILNKENVEFESGAIDLIAKRGAGSVRDSMSLLGQVLALGSEKLLEEDVRSILGLAGRDVFFALMQAIHERDLVSVGEVVRQVLDRGLDLGFFIRELGNCWRNMFLLGQSGERAIPLLNLSSGEAKEFLHWAQTFDRSFVHACWQMTVDGQRKVMTSLEPAMALELLLLNMASLSDLISVERAGALVGSAQQSMPTAPSVAPTAAPTASTNSAANSAGAPPWENSPQQSPVQNQGMQHGGPPPRQGNMQQPVPHGNTPAANSRPMGRSESGRPAGNRAATDMGSDDSSLPDAAGSLTDNNFQSPVYESENPAPVESSEPDSGTAANSDAALAPQATPVTSGPRNFSGFMQYVADSGVNGSLSGLGKCKGELIDGNLILTCANPFHESQITGKECRGVISRMAAEYFGAGTEVEVKISAKGKRKSRQQLRDEVEAHPDVRRVIDSFAASIISVDPRKDV, from the coding sequence ATGAGTACATCGAATCTGACAGCAAAGTACCGTCCGCAAACTTTTGGTGAAGTTGCCGGACAGGAAGCAGTCAAAACAATCCTTTCCCGTGCGGCTGCACAGGATAAGGTCGCCCCCGCATACCTTTTCAGCGGAACTAGGGGGGTAGGCAAGACCACCATTGCCAGAATTTTTGCCAAGGCACTTAACTGTAAAAACGCTCCAGCAGCTGAACCCTGTAATGAGTGTGATAACTGTCGTCAGATAACTGCCGGTATCGGAGTCGACGTTGTAGAGATTGATGCCGCATCACATGGTAAAGTTGATGATGCAAGAAGGCTCAAAGAAGATATAGGTTATGCTCCTATTGAGTTTCGCTATAAAGTTTTCATCATAGATGAAGCACATATGCTGACGACTCAGGCTTTCAATGCTCTACTTAAGACACTTGAAGAACCTCCGCCTCACGCTACTTTTATTATGGCAACAACGGAGACTCACAAGTTCCCGGCAACCATCATAAGTCGTTGCCAGCATTATGCTTTCAAAATGCTCTCAACAACGGAACTGACAGCTCACCTTACTGATATCCTGAATAAGGAAAATGTAGAATTTGAGAGTGGGGCCATTGATCTTATTGCCAAACGCGGTGCTGGAAGTGTGCGAGATTCCATGTCGTTGCTCGGTCAGGTCTTAGCTCTTGGAAGTGAAAAACTTCTTGAAGAAGATGTTCGATCAATTTTAGGTCTTGCTGGGCGTGATGTCTTTTTTGCACTTATGCAGGCTATTCACGAACGTGATCTTGTTTCCGTTGGAGAAGTGGTCAGGCAGGTCCTTGACCGTGGTCTTGACCTTGGTTTCTTTATTCGTGAGCTCGGAAATTGTTGGCGTAACATGTTTTTACTTGGTCAGTCTGGCGAGAGGGCTATTCCTCTCCTTAATCTTTCCAGCGGGGAAGCTAAGGAATTTTTACATTGGGCGCAGACATTTGACCGTTCATTTGTTCATGCCTGCTGGCAGATGACTGTGGACGGACAGCGCAAAGTCATGACCAGTTTAGAGCCGGCTATGGCTCTTGAGCTATTACTGCTTAATATGGCCAGTCTTTCCGATTTAATTTCTGTTGAAAGAGCCGGGGCTCTTGTCGGTTCTGCGCAACAGTCTATGCCTACAGCTCCTTCTGTAGCTCCAACAGCAGCCCCAACTGCTTCTACTAATTCAGCTGCTAATTCAGCTGGAGCTCCGCCATGGGAAAATTCTCCGCAGCAATCTCCAGTTCAAAATCAGGGAATGCAACATGGTGGGCCTCCTCCTCGTCAGGGGAATATGCAGCAGCCTGTGCCGCATGGAAATACTCCCGCAGCGAACAGTCGTCCAATGGGGCGCAGTGAATCCGGACGTCCAGCTGGAAATCGTGCCGCAACTGATATGGGATCAGATGATTCCTCCTTGCCTGACGCGGCAGGTTCACTGACAGATAATAATTTTCAATCACCTGTCTATGAGTCTGAAAATCCTGCACCTGTAGAGTCTTCTGAACCTGACTCAGGAACAGCAGCAAATTCGGATGCTGCTTTGGCTCCACAAGCGACTCCTGTTACAAGCGGACCACGCAATTTTAGCGGGTTTATGCAGTATGTTGCTGATAGTGGGGTAAATGGTTCTCTTTCAGGATTGGGAAAGTGTAAAGGCGAACTTATTGATGGTAATCTTATCTTGACTTGCGCCAATCCTTTTCATGAAAGCCAGATTACCGGTAAAGAATGCAGGGGTGTTATATCCCGCATGGCTGCCGAGTATTTTGGTGCTGGAACTGAGGTTGAGGTTAAAATCAGCGCTAAAGGTAAACGTAAAAGCAGACAGCAACTTCGGGATGAAGTGGAAGCACATCCTGATGTAAGAAGGGTCATTGACTCTTTCGCTGCCAGTATTATTTCAGTGGACCCCCGTAAGGATGTTTAA